Proteins from a single region of Candidatus Zixiibacteriota bacterium:
- a CDS encoding FISUMP domain-containing protein — translation MSIQSSKLLLLATAVILFSFASSTVAGDCGDINNDGTGPDLSDLTYLVDYLFLGGATPQFYTANVNGDSDHVVDLSDMIYLVNYVFLGGPVPDCAYATGTVTDIDGNVYQTIRIGDQWWMAENLKVTHYRNGDPIEHVSEASAWRVLSTGAYCEWINPIVPDYVETYGIVYNAYAVHDSRNLAPEGWHVPSDAEWKQLEMYLGMSQSDADSTGWRGTGEGGKLKEAGLAHWHKPNAGGHNGSGFTALAGGFRNRRGIFENFGADAIYWTSTRHVGDTTWFHGLSNFRSSIRRLAYDPRYGYSMRCVRDE, via the coding sequence ATGAGTATCCAATCATCAAAGCTGTTGCTGCTGGCGACGGCGGTCATTCTGTTCAGTTTCGCATCCTCAACAGTCGCCGGTGACTGTGGCGACATCAACAACGACGGTACCGGGCCGGATTTGTCCGACCTGACATACCTGGTCGACTATCTGTTTCTCGGTGGTGCGACACCGCAGTTCTACACCGCCAATGTCAACGGTGATTCAGATCATGTCGTGGACCTGTCGGACATGATCTATCTGGTCAATTACGTCTTCCTGGGCGGTCCGGTGCCCGACTGTGCGTACGCTACCGGAACGGTTACCGACATCGACGGCAATGTCTATCAGACGATCAGGATCGGCGACCAATGGTGGATGGCTGAGAATCTGAAAGTGACCCACTATCGCAACGGCGATCCGATCGAACATGTATCGGAGGCTTCCGCCTGGAGAGTACTCAGCACAGGAGCCTATTGCGAATGGATTAATCCGATTGTTCCAGACTACGTCGAAACGTATGGCATTGTCTACAATGCCTACGCCGTTCATGACAGTCGCAATCTGGCTCCTGAGGGCTGGCACGTACCGTCGGATGCCGAGTGGAAGCAACTGGAGATGTATCTGGGGATGAGCCAGTCGGACGCCGATTCCACCGGTTGGCGTGGCACGGGTGAAGGTGGCAAGCTCAAAGAAGCCGGCCTGGCGCATTGGCACAAACCGAATGCCGGGGGGCACAATGGAAGCGGATTTACCGCGCTGGCGGGCGGGTTTCGCAACCGTAGAGGTATCTTCGAGAATTTTGGTGCCGATGCCATCTACTGGACGTCGACGAGACATGTTGGTGACACGACCTGGTTCCACGGCCTGAGTAACTTCCGTTCCAGTATTCGCCGATTGGCTTATGATCCTCGATACGGCTATTCAATGCGTTGTGTGCGGGACGAGTAG
- a CDS encoding sigma-70 family RNA polymerase sigma factor, producing the protein MTDQKAQLEKRKAFEAEAVPHMDALYRTALRMTKNQNDAEDLVQETMVKAYRFWDKFEPGSNCRAWLFKIMTNIFINDYRSKSRAPQAVDVDDIDDNYLYRHLTDSGHEVNPEHHLFAKIFDDDVKKAIEELPDDFRLVVVLSFLEGFSYQEIADIADLQLGTVKSRLHRGRKLLQKQLLDYAIRNGFIKSTSKDATT; encoded by the coding sequence ATGACCGACCAGAAAGCACAGCTTGAGAAGAGAAAAGCGTTCGAGGCCGAGGCGGTCCCGCACATGGACGCCCTGTATCGAACGGCGCTTCGGATGACGAAAAACCAGAATGACGCCGAGGACCTGGTTCAGGAGACGATGGTCAAGGCGTACCGGTTCTGGGACAAGTTCGAGCCGGGCTCGAATTGTCGGGCATGGTTGTTCAAGATCATGACCAACATCTTCATCAACGATTACCGCTCGAAATCGCGGGCGCCGCAGGCGGTTGATGTGGATGATATCGACGACAACTACCTGTACCGGCATTTGACCGACAGCGGTCATGAAGTCAATCCGGAGCATCACCTGTTCGCGAAGATCTTCGACGACGACGTCAAGAAGGCCATAGAGGAGTTGCCCGATGATTTCCGCCTGGTGGTGGTGTTGTCCTTCCTTGAAGGATTCTCCTACCAGGAGATAGCCGATATCGCCGATTTGCAGCTCGGTACGGTCAAGTCGCGATTGCACCGCGGGCGGAAGTTGCTTCAGAAGCAACTGCTGGATTACGCTATAAGGAATGGGTTCATCAAGAGTACCTCGAAGGACGCAACAACATGA
- a CDS encoding PilZ domain-containing protein: MDERRKLIRKPTEEYFKVRRRRRCDFFAVYNERDNALLGHLVDVTSEGMMIVSGSPVDVSVLYDIRIDLPEKVDGRESINVYARPIWTGPAPEDGFHHTGFQFVRINPAEIKILARLFGE; encoded by the coding sequence ATGGATGAGCGGCGGAAGCTGATCCGCAAGCCGACCGAGGAGTATTTCAAGGTACGGCGGCGGCGGCGTTGCGATTTTTTCGCGGTGTACAACGAGCGCGACAATGCACTGTTGGGGCACCTGGTTGACGTTACATCGGAAGGCATGATGATCGTGTCGGGTTCGCCGGTGGATGTCAGCGTGTTGTACGATATCCGGATCGATTTGCCGGAGAAAGTCGACGGGCGCGAGAGCATCAACGTGTATGCGCGTCCGATCTGGACCGGTCCGGCGCCGGAGGACGGCTTTCATCACACCGGGTTTCAGTTTGTGCGGATCAACCCGGCGGAGATAAAGATACTGGCCCGTCTGTTCGGCGAGTGA
- the recA gene encoding recombinase RecA, whose translation MASSSTTAPDRKKALDAALSQIERSFGKGSIMRLGEGTVMEVATIPTGSLALDFALGVWGIPRGRVTEIFGPEASGKTTLTLHVIAEAQKAGGVAAFIDAEHAFDATYARNLGVDIENLLISQPDNGEQALDITETLVRSGAVDIIVIDSVAALTPKSEIEGEMGDSHMGLQARLMSQALRKLTAITSKSHTAIVFINQIRMKIGVMFGNPETTTGGNALKFYSTVRLDIRRIATIKERDEVIGSRTRVRVVKNKVAPPFREAEFDIIYGKGISASGELLDLAVNHGIIDKSGAWFSFGSDRLGQGRENAKRFLEENPEVYQQVLVGVKGKLGMSKAVSSGGDDDGGSAGPDDEE comes from the coding sequence ATGGCGAGTTCTTCGACAACGGCCCCCGACCGCAAGAAGGCGCTCGATGCGGCCCTGAGTCAGATCGAACGCTCGTTCGGCAAGGGCTCAATCATGCGGCTGGGCGAGGGAACGGTCATGGAAGTCGCAACCATTCCGACCGGCTCGCTGGCGCTGGATTTTGCGCTTGGTGTGTGGGGCATTCCCCGGGGCCGGGTGACCGAGATATTCGGTCCGGAGGCATCCGGGAAGACCACCTTAACTCTTCATGTCATTGCCGAGGCTCAGAAGGCGGGCGGGGTGGCGGCGTTTATCGACGCCGAGCACGCGTTTGACGCGACCTATGCGCGCAATCTGGGGGTGGATATCGAGAATCTGCTTATCTCCCAGCCGGATAACGGCGAGCAGGCGCTGGACATCACCGAGACGCTGGTCCGGTCCGGGGCGGTCGACATAATCGTGATCGACTCGGTCGCGGCGTTGACGCCGAAGTCGGAGATCGAAGGCGAGATGGGTGACAGTCATATGGGTCTGCAGGCGCGGCTGATGTCGCAGGCGCTACGCAAGCTCACGGCGATTACCTCGAAATCCCACACCGCGATTGTTTTCATCAACCAGATTCGCATGAAGATCGGGGTGATGTTCGGCAACCCGGAGACGACCACGGGAGGCAACGCGCTGAAGTTTTATTCGACGGTGCGTCTGGATATTCGGCGGATCGCGACGATCAAGGAGCGCGACGAGGTGATCGGGTCGCGGACGCGGGTGCGGGTGGTGAAAAACAAGGTGGCGCCGCCGTTCCGTGAGGCGGAGTTCGATATTATTTACGGCAAGGGCATCTCGGCATCGGGCGAGCTTCTGGATCTCGCGGTGAACCACGGGATTATCGACAAGTCCGGGGCGTGGTTTTCGTTTGGTTCGGACCGTCTGGGCCAGGGCCGGGAGAACGCCAAGCGGTTTCTCGAGGAGAACCCCGAGGTATACCAGCAGGTGCTGGTCGGGGTGAAGGGAAAGCTCGGCATGAGCAAGGCGGTGTCGTCGGGCGGCGATGACGACGGCGGTTCCGCCGGCCCGGACGACGAAGAATAG
- a CDS encoding FISUMP domain-containing protein, protein MSIQSSKLLLLATAVILFSFASSTVAGDCGDINNDGTGPDLSDLTYLVDYLFLGGATPQFYTANVNGDSDHVVDLSDMIYLVNYVFLGGPAPDCAYATGTVTDIDGNVYQTIRIGEQWWMAENLKVTRYRNGDPIEHVSEASAWRVLSTGAYCAWDNDPSHVETYGLLYNGYAANDIRGIAPEGWHVPSDAEWKQLEMYLGMSQADADSTGWRGTGEGGKLKEAGLAHWYNPNAGGHNGSGFTALAGGFRFGTGFYVNMKQSGEFWTSTMADSNTAWLRYLSCSKSAVYRQSDEPQYGFSVRCVRD, encoded by the coding sequence ATGAGTATCCAATCATCAAAGCTGTTGCTGCTGGCGACGGCGGTCATTCTGTTCAGTTTCGCATCCTCAACAGTCGCCGGTGACTGTGGCGACATCAACAACGACGGTACCGGGCCGGATTTGTCCGACCTGACATACCTGGTCGACTATCTGTTTCTCGGTGGTGCGACACCGCAGTTCTACACCGCCAATGTCAACGGTGATTCAGATCATGTCGTGGACCTGTCGGACATGATCTATCTGGTCAATTACGTCTTCCTGGGCGGTCCGGCGCCCGACTGTGCGTACGCTACCGGAACGGTTACCGACATCGACGGCAATGTCTATCAGACGATCAGGATCGGCGAGCAATGGTGGATGGCGGAGAATCTGAAAGTAACACGCTATCGCAACGGTGATCCGATCGAACATGTATCGGAGGCTTCCGCCTGGAGAGTGCTCAGCACGGGAGCCTATTGCGCGTGGGACAATGATCCCTCTCATGTTGAGACGTACGGTCTCTTGTACAACGGCTATGCGGCCAATGACATTCGCGGCATAGCTCCCGAGGGCTGGCACGTGCCGTCGGATGCCGAGTGGAAGCAACTGGAGATGTATCTGGGGATGAGCCAGGCGGACGCCGATTCCACCGGTTGGCGGGGCACGGGTGAAGGCGGCAAGCTCAAAGAAGCCGGCCTGGCGCATTGGTACAACCCGAATGCCGGCGGGCACAATGGAAGCGGATTTACCGCGCTGGCGGGCGGGTTTCGCTTCGGCACCGGTTTCTACGTCAACATGAAGCAGTCCGGTGAATTTTGGACGTCGACGATGGCCGATAGTAACACCGCGTGGCTTCGTTATCTATCCTGCAGCAAATCGGCTGTCTATCGTCAGAGCGACGAACCGCAATACGGCTTTTCGGTTCGTTGTGTGCGGGATTAG
- a CDS encoding zf-HC2 domain-containing protein: MNCQEALSLLYEIIDKEASEVDIHQVKDHLKKCGHCSEIYRVEQEVNAFLKARCNDHQPAERLEELKSRVAMLLDREDGAGTDPLAYGGDRKHGAPHITGLRYGRYVAAAAALVVVVWGAFLAADLFRHHDEHYALEQIHLDAGQHAATFAGAEDTGRAMRYCAGHMHYVPIETVNGYTLVGAREIEVHGATAVHLLYANGSSHVSVFLLKADQFSIPDSLKTAPTTRGNYTFYDHHCRGCRLVYHEVGNLIVITATEQHTVDLLDFIPGAAA; encoded by the coding sequence ATGAACTGTCAGGAAGCACTGAGTCTACTCTATGAGATAATCGATAAAGAGGCGTCGGAAGTAGACATTCACCAGGTCAAAGATCACCTGAAAAAGTGCGGACATTGTTCCGAGATATACCGGGTGGAGCAGGAAGTCAACGCGTTCCTGAAAGCCCGGTGCAACGACCATCAGCCCGCCGAGAGACTCGAGGAGTTGAAATCACGGGTAGCGATGCTGCTCGATCGGGAGGATGGTGCCGGCACCGACCCTTTAGCATACGGCGGGGACCGTAAGCACGGCGCCCCGCACATAACGGGTCTTCGGTACGGTCGATATGTCGCCGCGGCGGCGGCGCTGGTTGTTGTAGTCTGGGGGGCGTTTCTGGCCGCCGATCTTTTCCGTCATCACGACGAACATTACGCGCTCGAGCAGATTCATCTCGACGCCGGACAGCACGCGGCGACGTTTGCGGGCGCCGAGGACACCGGCAGGGCCATGCGGTATTGCGCGGGCCACATGCACTATGTGCCGATCGAGACGGTGAACGGGTACACGCTGGTGGGCGCGCGCGAGATCGAGGTCCACGGCGCGACGGCGGTCCATCTGCTGTACGCGAACGGCAGTTCCCACGTCTCCGTGTTCCTTCTCAAGGCGGATCAATTCAGTATACCGGATTCGTTGAAAACGGCGCCGACCACGCGCGGCAACTATACGTTTTACGATCACCACTGTCGCGGCTGCCGGCTGGTCTACCATGAAGTGGGCAACCTGATCGTTATCACGGCGACCGAGCAGCACACGGTGGACCTGCTGGACTTCATCCCCGGCGCCGCCGCCTGA
- a CDS encoding S8/S53 family peptidase, translated as MIIRHSVFIVVVASAVAGGSLLSCNSSDSPSGPTDQSGGNNNAQGSLLTGADSAPALSGTSDIGPFVVPESEVAGDFITSRLEGVINPAATIGVVNATLDSIGALISCMRTGLPKVELVVAPIADSAAAAAVCSVLVESGGFLSAYPCWIPVAPDDGYATWDAPIGGVATYLEEARFPAAWNARDLAVANASPATVLVADHFVNFTANQEIPSQTFIAGGGTPETGVDTLGLAGGNHGFAVGGVIGANFDDVGATGVFPGPSNLLRLPCFSTVGFGSMTAIMAALSSHLPATGDFVLNTSFGFNGDFLRFPKQRRIEDAFSWRFLVATRQDRFLHTQSAGNEGVWSSANPNADYNSPFTLASRFDTPVQMLQGTSISSADSAHLDLVYQAGVNTNPLFGSRLKNVLCVGSSKSDGDISTFSNGPNDFRMIGEDVQIPCQVVDNRCSAGSDGTIGGVASGTSFAAPQLAGLAAYMWTLDPSLTIEQIREIFLHANVGGWVDAYKAVLSIDNSPSAGGARVRLAILDIADGSGQKGSNGSFDERDLIMYLDSITWYEAEAVAAPPPISKDHSMFDLNGDGYTGDRGGTPTTAAFDLDINTPPAYSGVIPPECSDTSFEESTVTDRDILYYYAYSDLYTGVDNVRDSLLPCGVRVLALGSEYETNVEVWTETVVSWDPVIETEIAESNHEDHGFTEGSDPVSAFGSASEMCGMSNFSGTANAQLAYFVASGDLITGLSASVQTEETNQTPDDSTCASGYASADANISAGFQVVGNPVGFTASVSTSYGGSGRASAEFFGPTALIVGAYTGETGQASGVLQPGNYGIFIRADGSGNSATVTITFSPVSGGARASVAP; from the coding sequence GTGATCATACGTCATTCTGTATTCATCGTGGTGGTCGCCTCGGCGGTTGCCGGGGGGAGTCTTTTATCCTGCAATTCATCCGACAGCCCGTCCGGTCCTACCGACCAGTCGGGTGGCAACAACAACGCGCAGGGATCACTTTTGACGGGTGCCGACTCGGCGCCCGCCCTATCCGGGACGTCCGATATCGGGCCGTTTGTCGTGCCGGAATCCGAGGTAGCGGGCGACTTCATCACTTCCCGTCTGGAAGGGGTCATCAACCCAGCGGCGACTATCGGCGTGGTCAACGCTACGCTTGACAGCATCGGAGCCCTGATCAGCTGTATGCGCACCGGTCTGCCCAAGGTCGAGTTGGTTGTCGCACCGATTGCCGATTCAGCGGCGGCTGCCGCGGTTTGTTCGGTGCTGGTCGAGTCGGGTGGATTTCTCTCGGCTTATCCGTGCTGGATCCCTGTCGCGCCGGATGACGGCTACGCGACATGGGATGCTCCCATCGGCGGGGTGGCGACGTATCTGGAGGAGGCGCGGTTTCCTGCGGCCTGGAACGCGCGCGATCTTGCGGTTGCCAACGCATCGCCGGCCACAGTGCTGGTAGCCGATCACTTCGTGAACTTCACGGCCAATCAGGAGATCCCATCGCAGACCTTTATCGCCGGGGGCGGTACGCCCGAGACGGGAGTGGACACGTTAGGGTTGGCCGGCGGCAATCATGGCTTTGCGGTGGGAGGCGTAATCGGGGCCAACTTCGACGATGTCGGAGCGACGGGCGTATTCCCCGGTCCGAGCAATTTGCTGCGGCTGCCGTGTTTTTCGACGGTCGGATTCGGATCGATGACCGCGATCATGGCGGCATTGAGTTCGCATCTTCCCGCAACCGGCGATTTCGTGCTCAACACGAGCTTCGGTTTCAACGGAGATTTTCTGCGGTTCCCGAAGCAAAGGCGGATAGAGGACGCCTTCAGCTGGCGTTTTCTGGTAGCAACGAGACAAGACCGTTTTCTGCACACGCAGTCGGCCGGCAACGAGGGGGTTTGGTCCAGCGCCAATCCCAATGCGGACTACAACTCGCCGTTTACGCTGGCCTCGCGTTTTGACACTCCTGTCCAGATGCTGCAGGGAACGTCGATATCTTCGGCCGACAGCGCTCACCTTGACCTGGTCTATCAGGCGGGTGTCAACACCAACCCGCTGTTTGGTTCCAGACTGAAGAACGTGCTTTGTGTCGGGTCATCGAAATCGGACGGGGACATTTCCACATTTTCGAACGGGCCAAACGACTTCCGGATGATCGGTGAAGACGTGCAGATTCCATGTCAGGTGGTCGACAACCGTTGTTCCGCCGGCTCGGATGGAACAATCGGCGGCGTAGCCTCAGGGACATCGTTTGCGGCGCCGCAACTGGCCGGACTCGCCGCCTATATGTGGACTCTGGATCCGTCTCTGACGATCGAACAAATCCGGGAGATATTCCTGCACGCAAATGTCGGCGGCTGGGTCGATGCTTACAAAGCGGTCCTGTCAATCGACAACAGCCCGAGTGCCGGCGGCGCCCGCGTGCGGCTGGCGATTCTCGATATCGCTGACGGCTCCGGTCAGAAAGGCAGCAACGGCTCGTTTGACGAGCGCGACCTGATCATGTACCTCGACTCTATCACGTGGTACGAAGCCGAGGCAGTGGCGGCGCCGCCGCCGATTTCGAAGGATCACAGCATGTTCGATCTGAACGGGGACGGCTACACCGGCGATCGTGGCGGGACGCCGACGACGGCGGCGTTTGATCTGGATATCAACACGCCGCCTGCATACTCCGGCGTCATCCCTCCCGAATGTTCGGATACCTCTTTCGAAGAGTCGACGGTAACGGACAGGGATATTCTCTATTACTACGCCTATTCCGATTTGTATACCGGCGTGGACAATGTCCGGGACAGTCTCCTTCCGTGCGGCGTGAGGGTACTTGCGTTAGGCAGCGAATACGAGACGAACGTCGAGGTCTGGACCGAGACGGTCGTTTCCTGGGATCCAGTTATAGAAACGGAAATCGCAGAAAGCAATCACGAGGATCATGGTTTTACGGAGGGATCGGATCCGGTGTCGGCTTTCGGTTCAGCTTCAGAGATGTGTGGTATGTCGAACTTCTCAGGCACCGCGAACGCTCAGCTCGCGTATTTCGTGGCGTCGGGAGATTTGATTACCGGTCTAAGCGCATCGGTCCAGACGGAGGAAACGAACCAAACGCCGGATGATTCGACCTGCGCCTCAGGATATGCATCGGCGGACGCAAATATCAGTGCGGGTTTCCAGGTTGTCGGGAATCCGGTAGGATTTACCGCCTCGGTGTCCACGTCGTACGGCGGGTCGGGCCGTGCGAGCGCCGAGTTTTTCGGCCCGACTGCACTTATTGTCGGGGCCTACACCGGCGAGACTGGACAGGCATCGGGAGTGCTACAGCCGGGCAACTACGGAATATTCATTAGGGCCGACGGCAGTGGTAACTCGGCGACTGTCACGATAACGTTTTCCCCGGTCAGTGGTGGCGCCCGGGCATCGGTCGCCCCGTGA